A genomic segment from Dechloromonas denitrificans encodes:
- a CDS encoding crotonase/enoyl-CoA hydratase family protein, with protein sequence MQQPTLTTIALSLDQGIAEIRLNRPDKSNAMNDAMWQEIRLAFDWVDATPAARVAILAGEGRNFCAGIDLSMLGSIQQRIAHPDGARSREALRRLILDLQDCLSSLERCRKPVLAAIQGACVGGALDLVTCCDMRYASPEAIFSIKEIDLGMVADVGTLQRLPRLIGDGMARELAYTGSNVDATEAERLGLVNRVFASPEALTAGVRTLAATIAAKSPLATRGLKEVMNYSREHSVADGLNHVASWNAAMLLSGDLNEAMLAQRERRAASFSD encoded by the coding sequence ATGCAACAACCCACACTGACCACTATCGCCCTCAGCCTCGATCAGGGCATTGCCGAAATCCGCCTCAACCGGCCGGACAAATCGAACGCGATGAACGATGCGATGTGGCAGGAAATCCGCCTCGCCTTCGACTGGGTAGACGCCACGCCGGCAGCGCGTGTCGCCATCCTTGCCGGCGAAGGCCGCAACTTCTGCGCCGGCATCGACCTGAGCATGCTCGGCAGCATCCAGCAACGCATCGCCCACCCGGACGGCGCACGCAGCCGCGAAGCCCTGCGCCGCTTGATTCTCGATCTGCAGGATTGCCTGAGCAGCCTCGAACGCTGCCGCAAACCGGTACTCGCCGCGATCCAGGGCGCCTGCGTCGGCGGCGCGCTCGATCTGGTCACCTGTTGCGACATGCGCTACGCCTCACCGGAAGCCATTTTTTCAATCAAGGAAATCGACCTCGGCATGGTTGCCGACGTCGGCACACTGCAGCGCCTGCCGCGCCTGATCGGCGACGGCATGGCCCGTGAACTGGCTTACACCGGGAGCAATGTCGATGCCACAGAAGCCGAACGCCTCGGCCTGGTTAACCGCGTTTTTGCCTCACCGGAAGCGTTGACCGCAGGCGTCCGCACCCTGGCCGCGACGATTGCCGCCAAATCCCCCCTGGCCACCCGCGGCCTCAAGGAAGTCATGAACTACAGCCGCGAACACAGCGTAGCCGACGGCCTCAACCACGTCGCCAGCTGGAATGCCGCCATGCTGCTCTCGGGCGACCTCAACGAAGCCATGCTCGCCCAACGCGAACGACGGGCGGCGAGTTTTTCGGATTGA
- a CDS encoding DUF1330 domain-containing protein yields MSACVIGHITVKDADKWAQYRAQVPATIAPWGAELVFRGLTVKVLAGEHAHTDTVVIRFPDQASVDGWYQSAAYQALIPLREQAADLVLASFSD; encoded by the coding sequence ATGAGCGCCTGCGTCATCGGCCACATCACGGTCAAGGATGCCGACAAATGGGCGCAATACCGCGCCCAGGTGCCGGCAACCATCGCCCCGTGGGGGGCCGAACTGGTCTTTCGCGGCCTGACCGTGAAGGTACTGGCCGGCGAACATGCCCACACCGATACCGTCGTCATCCGCTTTCCCGACCAGGCTTCGGTCGATGGCTGGTATCAGTCGGCGGCATACCAGGCCCTGATCCCGCTGCGCGAACAGGCTGCCGATCTGGTCCTGGCCAGCTTTAGCGATTGA
- a CDS encoding cob(I)yrinic acid a,c-diamide adenosyltransferase, which produces MSNTGNSEQETSSERKGNRLSKIVTRTGDAGTTGLGDGSRTTKDSLRIDTIGEVDELNSSLGLLLCEELPEKVRTALLDIQHDLFDLGGELCLPGMSVMKDAQVARLEELVEDFNADLPMLKEFILPGGTRPAAIAHLCRTICRRTERSMVRLNNAEALSEAARRYVNRLSDLLFVLGRVLNRAGGRGDVLWQKGKNAA; this is translated from the coding sequence CGCAAGGGCAACCGCCTCTCGAAGATCGTCACCCGCACCGGCGACGCCGGCACCACCGGGCTCGGCGACGGTAGCCGGACGACCAAGGACAGCCTGCGCATCGACACCATCGGCGAAGTCGATGAACTCAACTCCAGCCTCGGCCTGCTGCTCTGCGAAGAGTTGCCGGAAAAAGTGCGCACCGCCCTGCTCGACATCCAGCACGATCTGTTCGACCTTGGCGGCGAACTATGCCTGCCCGGCATGAGCGTGATGAAGGACGCCCAGGTCGCCCGGCTTGAGGAACTGGTCGAAGACTTCAACGCCGACCTGCCGATGCTCAAGGAATTCATCCTGCCCGGCGGCACCCGCCCGGCGGCCATCGCCCACCTCTGCCGCACCATCTGCCGGCGCACCGAGCGCTCAATGGTGCGCCTGAACAATGCCGAGGCGCTTTCCGAAGCCGCCCGCCGCTACGTCAATCGACTCTCCGACCTGCTCTTCGTACTCGGCCGCGTCCTCAACCGGGCCGGCGGCCGGGGCGATGTGCTGTGGCAAAAAGGCAAGAACGCCGCATGA